One region of Oryza sativa Japonica Group chromosome 5, ASM3414082v1 genomic DNA includes:
- the LOC4337972 gene encoding pre-mRNA splicing factor SR-like 1 isoform X3 → MEIQTSGKPIDLLMEKVLCMNIMSSDYFKELYRLKTYHEVIDEIYNQVDHVEPWMTGNCRGPSTAFCLLYKFFTMKLTVKQMHGLLKHPDSPYIRAIGFLYLRYVADPKILWTWYEPYLKDDEEFSPGSNGRMTTMGVYVRDLILGQKLCQLTGHSWPGKS, encoded by the exons ATGGAGATACAAACTTCAGGGAAGCCCATTGATCTGCTGATGGAGAAGGTTCTTTGTATGAACATTATGTCTTCTGATTACTTCAAGGAGCTCTACAGGCTGAAGACCTATCATGAGGTCATTGATGAAATATACAATCAAGTTGATCATGTGGAGCCTTGGATGACTGGCAATTGCAGGGGCCCCTCCACTGCATTCTGTCTCCTCTACAAGTTCTTCACCATGAAGCTTACTGTCAAACAGATGCATGGTTTGTTGAAGCATCCTGATTCCCCATACATTAGAGCT ATAGGGTTCTTGTATCTTCGATATGTTGCAGATCCGAAGATCTTGTGGACGTGGTATGAGCCCTACTTGAAGGATGATGAG GAATTCTCCCCTGGATCTAATGGTCGCATGACAACCATGGGTGTTTATGTGCGTGATCTTATACTTGGACAG AAACTTTGCCAACTAACTGGACATTCTTGGCCAGGCAAGTCATAG
- the LOC4337972 gene encoding pre-mRNA splicing factor SR-like 1 isoform X2 yields the protein MEIQTSGKPIDLLMEKVLCMNIMSSDYFKELYRLKTYHEVIDEIYNQVDHVEPWMTGNCRGPSTAFCLLYKFFTMKLTVKQMHGLLKHPDSPYIRAIGFLYLRYVADPKILWTWYEPYLKDDEEFSPGSNGRMTTMGVYVRDLILGQKLCQLTGHSWPVLLR from the exons ATGGAGATACAAACTTCAGGGAAGCCCATTGATCTGCTGATGGAGAAGGTTCTTTGTATGAACATTATGTCTTCTGATTACTTCAAGGAGCTCTACAGGCTGAAGACCTATCATGAGGTCATTGATGAAATATACAATCAAGTTGATCATGTGGAGCCTTGGATGACTGGCAATTGCAGGGGCCCCTCCACTGCATTCTGTCTCCTCTACAAGTTCTTCACCATGAAGCTTACTGTCAAACAGATGCATGGTTTGTTGAAGCATCCTGATTCCCCATACATTAGAGCT ATAGGGTTCTTGTATCTTCGATATGTTGCAGATCCGAAGATCTTGTGGACGTGGTATGAGCCCTACTTGAAGGATGATGAG GAATTCTCCCCTGGATCTAATGGTCGCATGACAACCATGGGTGTTTATGTGCGTGATCTTATACTTGGACAG AAACTTTGCCAACTAACTGGACATTCTTGGCCAG TACTACTTCGATAG
- the LOC4337972 gene encoding pre-mRNA splicing factor SR-like 1 isoform X1 codes for MEIQTSGKPIDLLMEKVLCMNIMSSDYFKELYRLKTYHEVIDEIYNQVDHVEPWMTGNCRGPSTAFCLLYKFFTMKLTVKQMHGLLKHPDSPYIRAIGFLYLRYVADPKILWTWYEPYLKDDEEFSPGSNGRMTTMGVYVRDLILGQYYFDSLLPRVPLPVIRQVTSNLEKMKLPTKLSGITGESNRHGSEDTARRPPSVKASLSVSFGQRAPHRASTRESSPVRRTVTHDGHRKSSSPSRRSGSREVPDRDRSSRDRSSRDYDRSSHDRDRDHSSRDYDRPSHDRDRDRDRSSRDYDRSSRDRDHDRDIRDYHRRDRDSRDRDYRSRHSSERQDDRRDRDREGSRHRRSSSRHRSRSRSRSRSRSRSRSRSRNEERSSPFGNAGKEKTAAISSNLAKLKDLYGDVTEKKDDGEAPRRDSCAEEVIRLGGPRWR; via the exons ATGGAGATACAAACTTCAGGGAAGCCCATTGATCTGCTGATGGAGAAGGTTCTTTGTATGAACATTATGTCTTCTGATTACTTCAAGGAGCTCTACAGGCTGAAGACCTATCATGAGGTCATTGATGAAATATACAATCAAGTTGATCATGTGGAGCCTTGGATGACTGGCAATTGCAGGGGCCCCTCCACTGCATTCTGTCTCCTCTACAAGTTCTTCACCATGAAGCTTACTGTCAAACAGATGCATGGTTTGTTGAAGCATCCTGATTCCCCATACATTAGAGCT ATAGGGTTCTTGTATCTTCGATATGTTGCAGATCCGAAGATCTTGTGGACGTGGTATGAGCCCTACTTGAAGGATGATGAG GAATTCTCCCCTGGATCTAATGGTCGCATGACAACCATGGGTGTTTATGTGCGTGATCTTATACTTGGACAG TACTACTTCGATAGTCTTCTTCCAAGAGTTCCTCTTCCAGTAATTCGTCAAGTGACATCCAATCTTGAGAAGATGAAGTTGCCCACTAAGCTTTCTGGGATTACTGGAGAGTCTAATCGTCATGGATCAGAAGATACTgcccgccggcctccttccGTGAAGGCTTCTCTGTCAGTTTCCTTTGGACAGCGTGCTCCGCATCGTGCATCCACACGGGAGTCATCTCCAGTTCGGAGGACAGTCACCCATGATGGCCATCGTAAATCTTCCTCACCATCTCGCCGTAGCGGAAGCCGCGAGGTTCCTGATCGTGATCGATCAAGCCGTGACCGTTCTAGTCGTGACTATGACCGTTCAAGCCATGACCGTGATCGTGACCATTCCAGTCGTGACTATGACCGTCCAAGCCATGACCGTGACCGTGATCGTGACCGTTCCAGTCGTGACTATGACCGTTCAAGTCGTGACCGGGATCATGATAGAGACATCAGAGACTATCATCGGCGTGATCGTGACAGCAGGGACCGTGACTATAGGTCTAGGCATTCATCCGAAAGACAAGATGACCGAAGGGACCGTGACCGTGAGGGTAGCAGGCACAGACGGTCCAGCTCTCGGCACAGAAGCAgaagccgcagccgcagccgcagccgcagcagaAGCAGGAGCCGCAGCAGAAATGAGGAGAGATCCAGTCCTTTTGGCAATGCAGGCAAAGAAAAGACTGCTGCCATCTCGAGCAACCTAGCAAAGCTCAAGGACTTGTATGGTGATGTAACTGAGAAGAAGGACGACGGTGAAGCCCCTCGCCGTGATTCGTGCGCGGAGGAGGTTATCAGGTTGGGTGGCCCGAGATGGAGATAG
- the LOC4337973 gene encoding E3 ubiquitin-protein ligase At1g63170 yields the protein MAVPPVESETRSEETDNFPLLADHMENTGHHAHAVDIPWDSSPSTSRRDNHNGFDQLPRILEGSPGTSTPSNSQNGPLARRDDNRGRRQPSPLNSGCWISVELVVNVSQIIAAICVLSVSRNEHPHSPLFEWVIGYTVGCTATLPHLYWRYLHRNLPTTGQEPTVQNIPPNNTPEANSYGVTGTNGVSRNNEATVNPRFQAFADHFKMALDCFFAVWFVVGNVWVFGGHSSAHDAPNLYRLCIAFLTFSCIGYAMPFILCALICCCLPCIISILGFREDLNQNRGASAETINALGTCKFKSKKTRDGDGNEVGVGVVAAGTNKERVISAEDAVCCICLARYVDNDDLRELPCAHFFHKDCVDKWLKINALCPLCKAEIDGVSTSAPAIGFGRRHSDNRVGNDIESQL from the exons ATGGCCGTCCCTCCTGTTGAATCAGAAACAAGAAGTGAAGAAACAGATAATTTCCCTTTACTTGCAGACCACATGGAAAATACTGGACATCATGCACATGCAGTTGATATCCCATGGGATTCTTCACCATCGACATCTCGCCGAGATAATCATAATGGATTTGATCAATTACCTCGTATCTTAGAAGGTTCTCCTGGGACATCTACTCCATCTAACTCTCAGAATGGTCCTCTAGCAAGAAGAGATGATAATCGTGGTCGTCGTCAGCCTAGTCCCTTGAATTCTGGTTGCTGGATCTCAGTTGAGCTAGTTGTAAATGTTAGCCAGATCATAGCAGCTATTTGTGTTCTGTCAGTATCAAGGAATGAGCATCCACACTCTCCGTTATTTGAGTGGGTCATTGGTTATACAGTAGGTTGTACTGCCACGCTGCCTCATCTTTACTGGCGCTATCTCCATCGCAACCTCCCAACCACTGGGCAAGAGCCAACAGTTCAGAATATCCCTCCAAACAACACCCCTGAAGCTAATTCATATGGAGTAACCGGCACAAATGGAGTCTCAAGAAACAATGAGGCAACAGTAAATCCAAG GTTCCAAGCTTTTGCTGATCACTTCAAAATGGCTCTGGACTGTTTCTTTGCTGTGTGGTTCGTTGTGGGAAATGTATGGGTATTTGGTGGACATTCTTCTGCTCACGACGCGCCCAACTTGTACAG GTTGTGTATTGCCTTCCTCACATTCAGCTGCATCGGCTATGCTATGCCTTTCATCCTCTGCGCATTGATATGTTGCTGCCTACCCTGCATAATCTCTATCTTGGGATTTCGGGAAGATCTAAACCAAAACAGAGGAGCTAGTGCGGAAACAATCAATGCCTTGGGAACATGCAAGTTCAAGTCAAAGAAAACTCGTGATGGAGATGGAAACGAAGTTGGTGTCGGTGTTGTGGCTGCTGGAACAAACAAGGAGCGAGTCATTTCTGCAGAAGATGCT GTCTGCTGCATCTGCTTGGCCAGATATGTCGATAACGATGATCTCCGAGAGCTCCCTTGTGCGCACTTCTTCCACAAGGATTGTGTGGACAAATGGCTCAAGATAAACGCGCTGTGCCCCCTTTGCAAGGCTGAGATAGATGGTGTCTCCACAAGTGCTCCAGCCATTGGCTTTGGGCGTCGCCACAGCGACAACAGGGTAGGAAACGACATTGAATCACAACTATAA